One stretch of Leadbetterella byssophila DSM 17132 DNA includes these proteins:
- a CDS encoding RHS repeat domain-containing protein, producing the protein MVYKKNLYGLNGGESNFDPWGVRLNGTEVVNGFQNRWELQGKEKEMTFGLNRVNFGARVYNPTIGRFDRVDPLAEKFYPHSPFNFSLNNPVNFIDPDGREAISINGSWKYTGEDAVAAFQQLQMMGNGGGDDKDKNKNKHQTQSLPIGDIGTGLGVVGEGLWFLGENKSANLYKEGFRRGIDGNYQLTGHNFSLFGNQAMTEATKPVTELDKVAKFGKFASSLGTVLSVTSSLVDIAAYSKGTLSGTRLSYRAVGTGGSIAAAAYLGGPYGATLGLGFTGLEKAYDWTEPARKEIVNSYGQFKRTLTSSWLKFK; encoded by the coding sequence ATGGTTTACAAGAAGAATCTGTATGGTTTAAACGGTGGAGAAAGTAATTTTGACCCTTGGGGGGTGAGGTTAAACGGCACAGAAGTAGTTAATGGCTTTCAGAACCGCTGGGAGTTGCAGGGCAAAGAAAAAGAAATGACCTTTGGGTTGAACAGAGTTAATTTTGGAGCGAGGGTGTATAATCCTACGATAGGGCGATTTGACCGAGTTGACCCATTAGCCGAGAAATTTTATCCGCATTCTCCGTTTAATTTTAGCCTTAATAATCCTGTAAATTTCATAGATCCCGATGGCAGGGAAGCCATAAGTATAAATGGAAGTTGGAAATATACTGGAGAGGATGCCGTGGCTGCTTTCCAGCAACTACAGATGATGGGTAACGGTGGCGGAGATGATAAGGATAAGAACAAAAACAAACATCAAACCCAATCTTTACCTATCGGAGACATTGGAACAGGTCTTGGTGTGGTAGGCGAAGGTCTTTGGTTTTTAGGCGAAAACAAAAGTGCCAATCTCTATAAAGAGGGTTTCAGGAGGGGAATTGACGGTAACTACCAGCTTACAGGCCATAATTTCTCACTCTTCGGAAACCAAGCTATGACAGAAGCTACTAAGCCAGTGACGGAATTAGATAAAGTAGCTAAATTTGGGAAATTTGCATCTTCTTTAGGTACGGTTTTATCGGTTACTTCATCCCTAGTTGATATAGCTGCATATAGTAAAGGTACGCTAAGTGGAACACGTTTAAGTTACCGGGCTGTTGGTACAGGTGGTTCTATAGCTGCAGCAGCTTATTTAGGCGGACCTTACGGAGCAACTCTTGGTTTGGGTTTTACAGGGTTAGAAAAAGCCTACGACTGGACGGAGCCAGCTAGAAAGGAAATAGTAAACAGCTATGGACAATTTAAAAGAACGCTAACAAGTTCATGGCTTAAGTTTAAATAA
- a CDS encoding JAB-like toxin 1 domain-containing protein: MDSPPERYGHGEFFPEPLGDAGEGDDLNRVDFGARTYNPTIGRFDRIDPLADQRVWISTYNYVQNNPITRIDPDGAFDEYAMKDDGRVELVKRTDDKFDRLTASSGNEIKINKAKSTDGTIISQLSKEDSGGFSMGTTTNATDARNLYNFMDANSTRGIEFSLTGSMENGKVNYSVSTSHDLLSTSFGKIGIKPSNLIFHIHNHDGPLDHGNVTGPSLEDSNAATRTLNSVGRSSSMFPRFFISLENGNMREYFHTGKRSENTNMNIKTVNLRNIKKYDYFKKNR, translated from the coding sequence TTGGATAGCCCGCCTGAACGGTATGGGCACGGTGAATTCTTTCCAGAACCGCTGGGAGATGCAGGGGAAGGAGATGACCTGAATAGGGTTGACTTTGGGGCTAGGACGTATAATCCTACGATAGGGAGGTTTGACCGGATAGATCCCTTAGCTGATCAAAGAGTATGGATTTCAACTTATAACTACGTCCAAAATAATCCCATTACCCGTATTGATCCCGATGGTGCTTTTGATGAGTATGCAATGAAAGATGACGGTAGAGTAGAATTAGTTAAAAGAACAGACGACAAGTTTGACCGCTTAACGGCATCCAGTGGAAATGAAATAAAGATAAATAAGGCTAAATCCACAGATGGGACCATTATTTCCCAACTCTCGAAAGAGGATTCAGGCGGTTTTAGCATGGGGACTACTACCAATGCTACAGATGCCCGAAATCTGTATAATTTTATGGACGCCAATTCTACTCGAGGTATTGAGTTTAGTTTAACTGGTAGTATGGAAAATGGGAAAGTTAATTACTCTGTATCCACAAGCCACGATTTACTTTCAACCAGTTTTGGTAAGATAGGGATTAAACCATCAAATCTAATTTTTCATATTCATAACCATGATGGCCCGTTAGATCATGGCAATGTAACAGGGCCATCACTTGAAGATTCAAACGCAGCAACAAGAACATTAAATAGTGTTGGGCGTTCTTCTTCAATGTTTCCTAGGTTTTTCATTTCCTTAGAAAACGGAAACATGAGAGAGTATTTTCATACGGGCAAAAGAAGTGAAAATACCAACATGAATATTAAAACTGTAAATCTGAGAAATATCAAAAAATATGATTACTTCAAGAAAAATCGTTAA
- a CDS encoding RHS repeat domain-containing protein, producing the protein MNLRIILILFVLLAQQGNAQKLGVNTPTPDPLKGLSNRTSTSYMQIVNYKWHVRGGLAGINLDGSGNANPNSGENDLFAYKLEYETAGQWSGNIGKQTWSHKKPSPPADTRSYTFSYDGLSRLTAASYSGLTGESFGLPLVSYDKNGNITALQRNGKMGGSHGLMDNLTYTYSGNRLTAVNDAVSGEYEVDFVKRGGGTYGYHANGALNSDENEKISSITYNTFLNLPEQVNLNDGRWIKYTYDGAGTLLKTEYSNGEYWEYVEGVVFKNGQPYQMAIPEGRAVYESNQWKLEYDIKDHLGNTRVSFREGVGGAELQAKTDFDPWGVRLNGTGTVNSFQNRFELQGHEKESTFNLNRINFGARVYNPTIGRFDRIDPLADLDLHLSSYSYVGNSPLRYVDLFGMKRRKVPGQEDTYVETEPFDEVVVIGFRDSFNAAFGFDAYYRYLENHSQDESYIKVKKSFREGGNMAAGIIAAPIAAIGAVELGLGGAVAAGVSRLGAIRTLSFGRTAIRTALAKGAFNLGGQTVNNALMGEMKLDLVGFGLDLFISNSFVTSLGGLGGAGFDFEKMTFYNDYELSTKGAMKTGVGFGFGKIGGGLKNIMGTNGFSSTMSNMTEGIIKVYNEAFNSMIDKFPAGQQNDKKGN; encoded by the coding sequence ATGAACCTGAGAATCATACTAATACTATTCGTTCTTTTGGCGCAGCAGGGGAACGCTCAAAAGTTGGGAGTGAATACCCCTACGCCTGACCCTTTAAAAGGACTGTCTAACCGTACGTCCACGAGCTACATGCAGATCGTAAACTACAAATGGCACGTCCGGGGTGGGCTGGCAGGAATAAATTTAGATGGGTCTGGAAATGCGAATCCAAATTCGGGTGAAAATGATCTGTTTGCCTACAAACTTGAATACGAAACGGCGGGGCAATGGTCGGGTAACATCGGCAAGCAAACCTGGAGCCATAAGAAGCCCAGTCCACCAGCAGACACGCGTAGTTACACGTTTAGCTACGACGGACTCAGCAGGCTGACGGCGGCAAGCTATAGCGGCTTAACCGGGGAAAGCTTTGGTCTTCCCTTGGTGAGTTACGACAAGAACGGCAACATCACGGCCTTGCAGCGAAACGGCAAGATGGGAGGATCCCACGGTTTAATGGATAACTTGACGTACACGTATTCAGGTAACCGTTTAACCGCCGTGAACGACGCCGTCTCCGGCGAGTATGAAGTGGATTTTGTGAAGCGTGGGGGCGGCACCTACGGCTATCATGCGAATGGGGCGCTGAATAGTGACGAAAATGAGAAGATCTCTAGTATAACTTACAACACTTTTTTAAATTTACCGGAGCAGGTGAATTTGAATGATGGCCGCTGGATCAAGTATACGTATGACGGAGCCGGCACGCTCTTGAAAACGGAATACAGTAACGGTGAGTATTGGGAATATGTAGAAGGAGTAGTGTTTAAGAACGGGCAGCCTTACCAAATGGCCATTCCGGAAGGCAGGGCGGTTTATGAGTCCAACCAATGGAAATTGGAGTACGATATAAAGGATCATTTAGGAAACACTCGGGTCAGTTTCCGCGAGGGCGTTGGTGGTGCAGAATTGCAGGCAAAGACGGATTTTGATCCGTGGGGAGTGAGGCTGAATGGGACGGGGACGGTGAATTCTTTCCAAAACCGGTTTGAGTTACAGGGTCATGAGAAAGAGTCAACTTTTAACCTGAATAGAATAAATTTCGGAGCAAGGGTGTATAATCCTACTATTGGTAGGTTTGATCGTATTGATCCGCTTGCCGACTTGGATTTACATTTATCTTCATATTCGTACGTAGGAAATAGCCCACTTAGATATGTTGATTTGTTTGGTATGAAGAGGAGAAAGGTGCCTGGACAGGAAGATACATATGTAGAGACAGAACCATTTGATGAAGTGGTTGTGATTGGGTTTAGAGATTCATTTAATGCGGCTTTTGGTTTTGACGCTTACTACAGGTATCTCGAAAATCATAGCCAAGATGAATCATACATAAAGGTCAAGAAATCTTTCAGAGAAGGAGGAAATATGGCGGCAGGAATAATTGCTGCACCTATTGCAGCCATCGGAGCTGTAGAGCTGGGATTAGGCGGCGCCGTTGCCGCTGGAGTTTCAAGATTGGGAGCTATTCGGACACTTTCATTTGGCCGTACTGCAATTCGAACAGCTTTGGCCAAAGGTGCTTTTAATTTGGGTGGGCAGACAGTGAATAATGCATTGATGGGCGAAATGAAGCTGGATTTAGTGGGTTTTGGACTTGATTTGTTCATATCTAATAGTTTCGTAACATCCTTAGGAGGTTTAGGTGGAGCAGGATTTGATTTTGAGAAAATGACATTTTATAATGATTACGAACTAAGTACAAAGGGCGCAATGAAAACAGGTGTAGGATTTGGTTTTGGTAAGATAGGCGGCGGTTTGAAAAATATTATGGGAACCAATGGCTTTTCTTCCACCATGTCAAATATGACAGAGGGGATTATAAAGGTATATAATGAGGCGTTTAATAGTATGATTGATAAATTCCCAGCTGGGCAGCAAAATGATAAAAAAGGTAATTAA